A genome region from Bdellovibrionota bacterium includes the following:
- a CDS encoding ATP-binding cassette domain-containing protein yields MIEIKNLTKSYGSIKAIENLNFKINKGEVVGFLGPNGAGKSTTMKIITGYMAPTNGMVNVAGYDVFENPIEVKKRIGYLPEVPPVYLDMQVDDYLSYVAQLKQVPKSELSKKVQRAIEKTYLGDVRKRLIGNLSKGFKQRVGIAEAIVSEPEILILDEPTVGLDPKQVAEIRTLIQTLSGEHTVILSTHILPEVQATCKRIIIINKGKIVAEDTLEGLNRKMRGSHQILLKVKNASDSLKVQLKAVKGVLEIQDRGDGNLVIDTMEPDDIIMERIAQVSIQFHAGLMELRHLEGNLEEIFIKLTSNV; encoded by the coding sequence ATGATTGAAATCAAGAATCTCACCAAATCTTATGGATCGATCAAAGCGATCGAGAATTTGAATTTTAAAATCAACAAAGGTGAAGTGGTTGGATTTCTAGGACCCAATGGTGCAGGAAAATCCACGACCATGAAAATCATCACGGGTTACATGGCGCCCACAAATGGAATGGTGAATGTTGCGGGTTATGATGTTTTTGAAAACCCCATCGAAGTGAAAAAAAGAATTGGATATTTACCAGAAGTGCCACCGGTGTATTTAGATATGCAGGTGGATGACTATTTGTCTTACGTAGCTCAGTTGAAACAAGTGCCGAAGAGTGAGCTTTCAAAAAAAGTTCAAAGAGCCATTGAAAAAACCTATCTTGGCGATGTGAGAAAAAGACTTATTGGAAACTTATCCAAAGGTTTCAAGCAAAGAGTGGGGATTGCGGAAGCTATCGTTTCGGAACCAGAAATTTTAATTTTAGATGAACCGACCGTAGGTCTTGACCCTAAGCAAGTTGCCGAAATCAGAACTCTCATTCAAACGCTTTCTGGTGAGCATACAGTGATCTTGTCGACTCACATTCTTCCAGAAGTGCAAGCGACTTGTAAGAGAATCATTATTATCAACAAGGGTAAGATCGTAGCAGAGGATACACTGGAAGGCTTGAATCGCAAGATGAGAGGGTCTCACCAAATTCTTCTCAAAGTAAAAAACGCTTCAGACTCTTTAAAGGTGCAGTTGAAAGCTGTAAAAGGTGTTTTAGAAATTCAAGACCGTGGTGATGGAAATTTAGTCATCGATACGATGGAGCCAGACGACATTATTATGGAGAGAATTGCTCAGGTAAGCATTCAGTTTCATGCAGGTCTTATGGAACTCAGACATCTAGAAGGCAACCTCGAAGAAATCTTCATTAAACTCACTTCGAATGTGTAA
- a CDS encoding ABC transporter permease subunit, with amino-acid sequence MLNTSMIIAKKEIRTNLKGPGFYIILFLFTLLISFVSYQTVMMLKIKSQMPAVPGADDGVNLHSGFVAQLVYLIHFMLLLFVPAMTSFSFAEERKTRTMDLLLTSPITSFDIVMGKLNASLFLVLSLLGISFLYPLSLSISASLDWSLLISSYVGLFLVAAVYVAIGLFSSAISTSVIVSYVIAVVLNLFCIFVVWTSQTSENPLVRDIVNHISISKHLTDFIQGAVQISGIVFLLSMIVFFVFLTQRVIESARWR; translated from the coding sequence ATGTTAAATACATCAATGATCATTGCTAAAAAAGAAATTAGAACAAACCTTAAGGGCCCAGGTTTTTATATCATTTTATTTTTATTCACACTTCTCATTAGTTTTGTATCTTATCAAACAGTGATGATGTTAAAAATTAAATCTCAAATGCCCGCTGTGCCTGGAGCGGATGACGGTGTGAATCTTCATAGTGGATTTGTGGCTCAGCTTGTTTACCTTATACACTTTATGCTTCTTCTTTTTGTTCCCGCGATGACTTCATTTTCATTTGCAGAAGAGAGAAAGACTAGGACGATGGATTTGCTTTTAACGAGTCCAATCACTTCGTTTGATATCGTAATGGGTAAATTGAATGCATCGCTCTTTTTGGTGCTATCGCTTTTGGGGATTTCATTTTTATATCCTTTAAGCTTAAGCATATCTGCAAGCTTGGATTGGTCACTTTTAATCTCTAGTTATGTAGGATTATTTTTGGTAGCCGCGGTTTATGTGGCCATTGGGTTGTTCAGTTCTGCGATTTCAACTTCTGTGATTGTGTCTTATGTGATCGCGGTGGTTTTAAACTTGTTTTGTATTTTTGTAGTTTGGACTTCGCAAACCAGCGAGAACCCTCTCGTGAGGGATATCGTAAATCATATTTCAATTTCAAAACATCTTACGGATTTTATCCAAGGGGCTGTTCAGATTTCGGGAATTGTATTTTTACTTAGCATGATTGTATTTTTCGTATTCCTCACTCAGCGAGTGATTGAATCGGCAAGGTGGAGATAA
- a CDS encoding GldG family protein — translation MSRKSQVSFLIGFLIICLGFGVRTFLGVNLPYHTIGVWSLFGLFVGLGVFFEREIILEFLSLKTTKHGMNMGTAILLVLVLLAAVNYIAYSRNKKWDLTQERLNSLSSQTIQIAKGLDKELKLIGFFKDGQPEIQRTKEIFLDVAEKMRFENSKIKVEIYDPDKRPDLKKQYNISSLGDVVMLYDGKQKLISVLNLLQPEEAEEAIINNIFVLTANNGKALYFTTGHKEMDILSEDREGLAHLKKSLSDLNYEVKTINLLETQKIPDDAQMVIIAGPKLPIYDGEVESLIAYAKNGGRILAMADPGEKHNISKLAEVFGIDYKNNFIIDFTGLRVAGTQYLAVGLSYPSQTGITRGFKANTNFNIASEVDFKPLENVKHEVLVASSPQSIIRPELVEEIQLDSSKDKPKSRNIAVVADGKLSGSEKEFKAIFYGDASFINNNDIQVSMMNRDLILNTIAYLADQKELISIRPKKMGLSAFFITDIQTTILIIGYALVPALCIMSAGVLWYRRRHA, via the coding sequence ATGAGTCGTAAAAGTCAGGTTAGTTTTTTAATTGGATTTTTGATCATTTGCCTTGGATTTGGAGTTAGAACCTTTCTGGGTGTGAATCTTCCTTATCATACCATAGGCGTGTGGTCTCTTTTTGGATTGTTTGTGGGTCTTGGAGTTTTTTTTGAGAGAGAAATTATTTTAGAATTTTTATCTCTTAAAACTACAAAGCATGGCATGAACATGGGAACGGCGATCCTTTTGGTACTGGTCCTATTGGCGGCGGTGAATTACATTGCTTACTCTAGAAATAAAAAATGGGATCTTACTCAAGAAAGACTGAACTCATTATCTAGCCAAACAATTCAAATTGCAAAAGGCTTAGATAAAGAGTTAAAGCTTATTGGATTTTTTAAAGACGGGCAGCCAGAAATTCAGAGAACAAAAGAAATCTTCCTAGACGTTGCTGAAAAAATGAGATTCGAAAACTCTAAGATCAAAGTTGAAATCTATGATCCAGATAAGAGACCTGATTTAAAAAAACAATACAATATTTCTTCATTGGGTGATGTCGTCATGCTTTACGATGGCAAACAAAAGCTTATATCTGTGTTGAATCTCCTTCAGCCAGAAGAAGCTGAAGAAGCTATCATCAACAATATCTTTGTGTTGACGGCAAACAATGGAAAAGCCCTTTATTTTACAACGGGCCATAAAGAGATGGATATCTTGAGTGAAGATAGGGAGGGGCTTGCTCATCTCAAAAAATCACTTTCTGATTTGAATTACGAAGTGAAGACAATCAATTTATTAGAAACACAAAAAATCCCAGATGATGCACAGATGGTGATTATTGCCGGGCCAAAGCTTCCAATCTACGATGGTGAAGTTGAGTCGCTCATAGCCTACGCTAAAAATGGTGGAAGAATTCTTGCTATGGCAGATCCAGGTGAGAAACATAATATTTCAAAGCTCGCGGAAGTTTTTGGGATAGATTACAAAAATAATTTCATTATTGATTTCACGGGTTTGAGAGTGGCAGGAACTCAATACTTGGCCGTTGGACTTTCTTATCCCAGCCAAACGGGGATCACGAGAGGGTTTAAAGCCAATACAAATTTCAACATTGCTTCAGAAGTGGATTTCAAACCATTGGAAAACGTAAAACACGAAGTGCTAGTGGCTTCGTCTCCTCAGAGTATAATTCGTCCAGAATTGGTTGAGGAAATTCAATTGGACTCATCAAAAGATAAACCTAAATCTAGAAATATTGCCGTCGTTGCTGATGGAAAACTTTCTGGCAGTGAAAAAGAATTTAAAGCTATCTTTTATGGTGATGCGAGTTTTATCAACAATAATGATATTCAAGTTTCTATGATGAATAGAGATTTGATCTTAAATACGATTGCCTACTTGGCGGACCAAAAAGAATTGATCAGTATTCGCCCTAAAAAAATGGGATTGTCTGCTTTTTTTATCACGGACATTCAAACAACAATTCTTATTATCGGATATGCATTGGTCCCAGCTCTATGTATTATGAGTGCGGGTGTCCTCTGGTATAGGAGACGTCACGCATGA
- a CDS encoding DUF4340 domain-containing protein: MKQLKSKGIFVLLVAIVVGYAYVFEYRGKIEKEAQEQQAKKIIPFSLEEISEFTVTTTNSESTFKKETEGKTVKWFMEKPQRDLASYGAVQGYLSQFGAEVYEEVAAEGSNIDYAIYGLTDKVNSVSFRKPTEVVTIEVGGAVGLGGKKYIRVNKQDRVLIAGYFWESQFQKATSELREKGFVPADFEISKIEIKNHKPHGIEHLTFTQVENKWALSDLITKDPDQSAVDDVYYQIKNMRAAQILKEGKSPQDMANLGLHDPEIKVILSGPKDEDKKLELIFSKNMTGQVYAATSERNVIFSMNPPAINVLRKSADDFRDKKKPLSFNLAEVQQIDYKSDLASFNLTKEANAWKSKEKIEGKEIDNAKVVDILSKLSAMKVKKYFDQEVSYQKSGMIELKLKTSKGDEVLDLKWSPKPLEDVFVAKSNLSEKTFGLSMQDVGSLPFQAVVIDPPKPEKEKTDGMHIPSLPTESFPKGAQEKKVK, from the coding sequence ATGAAGCAGCTCAAGTCCAAAGGAATATTTGTTCTATTGGTGGCTATAGTTGTTGGATATGCGTATGTTTTTGAATACCGTGGAAAAATCGAAAAAGAAGCGCAAGAGCAGCAAGCAAAAAAAATCATTCCCTTTTCTCTAGAAGAAATTTCTGAATTCACAGTCACGACAACAAACAGTGAAAGTACCTTTAAAAAAGAAACAGAAGGTAAAACTGTAAAATGGTTTATGGAAAAACCTCAAAGAGATCTTGCTAGCTATGGAGCTGTCCAAGGTTATTTGAGTCAGTTTGGTGCAGAAGTTTACGAAGAAGTGGCCGCTGAGGGTTCAAATATTGATTATGCTATCTATGGTCTTACAGACAAAGTAAATAGCGTGAGCTTTAGAAAGCCAACCGAAGTTGTGACCATAGAAGTGGGCGGAGCCGTCGGCTTGGGTGGGAAAAAATATATTCGCGTTAATAAACAAGATCGCGTTTTGATAGCTGGTTACTTCTGGGAGTCACAATTTCAAAAGGCAACAAGTGAACTTCGAGAAAAAGGTTTTGTTCCTGCAGATTTTGAAATTTCAAAAATCGAAATTAAAAATCACAAACCGCATGGCATTGAACATTTGACGTTTACACAAGTAGAGAATAAGTGGGCGTTGAGTGATTTGATCACGAAAGACCCAGACCAATCAGCCGTTGATGATGTCTACTATCAAATCAAAAACATGAGAGCTGCACAAATTCTAAAAGAAGGTAAAAGCCCACAAGATATGGCAAACTTAGGGCTTCATGATCCGGAAATTAAGGTGATTTTGTCAGGTCCAAAAGATGAAGATAAAAAATTAGAGCTTATTTTTTCAAAAAATATGACGGGTCAAGTTTATGCGGCCACAAGTGAGAGAAATGTAATATTCTCGATGAATCCACCGGCGATCAATGTTTTAAGAAAATCTGCTGATGATTTTAGAGATAAGAAGAAGCCCCTTAGCTTTAATCTCGCAGAAGTGCAGCAGATCGATTACAAGTCTGATCTTGCAAGCTTCAATCTCACAAAAGAAGCAAATGCATGGAAATCAAAAGAAAAAATTGAAGGAAAAGAAATCGATAATGCCAAAGTTGTCGACATCTTGAGTAAGCTTTCCGCCATGAAAGTAAAAAAATATTTTGATCAAGAAGTTTCATATCAAAAAAGTGGTATGATTGAATTGAAGTTGAAAACTTCAAAAGGTGACGAAGTATTGGACTTGAAATGGTCACCAAAACCTCTAGAAGATGTTTTTGTAGCAAAAAGTAATTTGTCTGAAAAAACTTTTGGTTTATCAATGCAAGATGTAGGAAGTCTTCCCTTTCAGGCAGTTGTGATTGATCCTCCAAAGCCGGAAAAAGAGAAGACAGATGGAATGCATATTCCATCATTACCTACGGAATCATTTCCTAAAGGTGCTCAGGAGAAAAAAGTTAAATGA